The Plasmodium cynomolgi strain B DNA, chromosome 5, whole genome shotgun sequence genome segment TTCGCGCTTCTTTACAGGAGGGCGATGGTGTAGAACGCTTTCCTAATTCGCCTGAACGACTCACTTGAACGAATTAACTACGACGCGCACGCGAAGGAGATGGCTGGCGGCCAAATTTTGTATGCCAAATTGTGTGCCCAATTTTGATTTGCGCAATTAATGACCACTTGGGGTTATCGCCAAAGGCATGAGCTGGCTCATTTTGAAgcatcaaaaaggaaaaaagggtcACACACATGGTGAGAGAAAAATACAACGCTGCAAATTGCATAAGGCAAGAGAATATCCAACTGGGATGTAAACCCGTGATgaaatatgttaaatatttttatttttgtaaaaattaaaatttgagcaaaaaaaaaaaaaaagtgtatttttttttttttttttttttttcttttgccgCGTCTTTGCACaccgtttaaaaaaaggggcaaaactGGGGGGAAAATAGAGGCGGGGgaatttcacaaaatgacgtaaaaaatggggaaaaaaaaaaaaagccagcGTGGATGCGGAATGCCCTTGGCATATACTAcaaggaaaaacgaaacatcagaaagggggaagaaaaaaaaaaggagggtgACAAGGTGGGATGTGCATCAAGGCCAACATAAGTGCGAGCAGCAAATGTGGCAAGCGTGGCAAACGTGGCAGTGGAGGCAGATGCAGCAGAGGGATACGTTAAAAAACAAGAACAGCTGGCGTAACGGGGATGGAAGGCGCGCCCCCATCCTCCCCCCGCGCATAAGCGTAGGTAAGGACGAACGTAAGAGTATGAGCGGTGGGGGAGGGGAGCGCTCGAGGAAAGGTGTACCGGTGCATGATCATGCGCTTATTCGTATGCACAtacaaatgcacacacatgggtatatgcacatacatacgcaccATTCGTAGTCTTCCCAGTAGACGACGCAAAGGCAACGTGTCTCATGGGTGTAATATAGTTTTCCCCTCAAACAGTGATTCATTCTTCGACAAATACGTTCCAGTCACACCCTCccatcttcttttttctttttaaaaattactcCAGAATTATCAGCTCACTTTCCTACATCAGTTATACACTCGTACTTGGGCCATATAAGCGCCTGCAACTCGTTGGCGTACTTGAAGTAGATGGTCGTGGGCGCGTTGTACAGGCGGCAGTTGTCGAACATGCGCTTCAGCTCAATTCCGAAGTCCTCCTTTGTTTTGTACTCGCCCTGAGGGGAAGGAAGGCACACAGGTGGGTCAAATGAAGAGATGTAGACACAGGCAGGGGGGTAGGCACAGTCATGAACCGGATGTTCGGCAGACCGGCAGACGGGCGAATTTGCACTCTTCGCACATGCCGCTTAGCATGCCGCTTCGCATGCCCTCGCACGGTAACGTACATGTCTGGCCTTCCTCCTCATGGTCAAAATATCCGTGGGCTCCTTTATAATGTCGTAGTAGTCGGGTGCCTCCGACAGGCTCACAGGTTTGAGGAAGGGCCAAGCAGACTGTTGCTTTTCGAGGAAGTCCAAAACGCCTAAAATCTGATCCTTCAGCTGTACATCCTTGTTCTGCGCCTTCTTTGGGAAATATttcacttcctttttccatCCGACTTCCAGCAACCCAGGGATGTTACTCGGGTGAATGCCATTATTAactcctttattttgtacaaagAAGTTAAgtcctttaaaaataatttgtggCTTAATAAAATGGATAGCCTTTTTTACGGTCTTCTTCTGCTCGTATAACATCTCCGATAAGCGCAGATAATTTATGTTCGGGAAAATATAACACTCCATTAGCGTTCCTCCGTCGTAGTCCTTAATGTAACCAAACCATCTCTCCTTCGGCATGGAAATTTTTTGGGAGAACCCCTGCTTGCGGAAGTACCCGATGGCGAAGTTGTCTGCgggtgggggggagaagcatgACGCGGATGAGCAACACGGTGAGGGTGAGAAGCGGGGTGAGGGTGAGCAACACGGTTATGATCAGCAACACAGTGAAGGTGAGCAGCTTATAGGGGTACCCCCTCAGGGCGCCGAGACCTACCCGCATACGTCAAGAAGTACTCGATGCCGAATTTCTTCACGTGCTCCTTCAGATGGTTCATCAACCTCGTGCCGTAGCCCTTCACCTGCTCCGTTGAGGTAACCGCGAGAAACGCAATTTCAGCAAATCTCTGCTCAAAGTAAGGTCTAAAACAGACTCCCCCAATTActgtgttcttttttaaaaggcaaAACGTGTAATGATTTCGATCGAAAACTAATCGAACGATATACTCTCGAGGCATCTTGGGTAACTGCctggagaaaatatttttcaatgtAATCAGCTTGATTAAGTGATCCGGTTCTCGGTCATTCGTTATGCACTCGAAGGTGATGATACccatattttcttctttggcTCCTCCTGCGTCTCGATGCAGATATCCAAGGCCGGTTTCAGATGGCAGGAGGGACtacagaggggggggggtggaaaaaatgtcaGCACAGAGGTGTATGTGGGAACGAAATGGGAAGCACAGAACGGGTGGTACTCCACGCAGGGTGCTCAAACGGACGGGTGCATCAGCCGCTTCTCGGAACCGCTTCTCAACGGAGCTACTCGGAGCGGCATCTCAGAGCGGCATCTCGGAACAGCTCCTCAGAACAGCTCCTCAGAACCGCTCCTCAGAACCGCTCCTCAGAACCGCTCCCCGGAACCGCTTCCCAACGGCGCTCCTGCTCACCTGCAACTTGTTGCTCTGCTTGGCCGCGTTGATGAAAAGCATGAGGGCGACGTCGACGGACAGCCCGGCCTCCAGGCAGaggttcagaaaaaaatattttattttcttcttcacagcGGTCTTCTTTAAATCCTCAATTATTGTCACATAATTACACAGCAAAACGGTGTGCAAAAAATCTCTCGAGAAACACATGCTGATAACATTTCCACAGGACTGCTCTTTCCTCAAAAaagttttccattttgaataaatggTATCATAATTTGGATCATAAATCAAATTCGGGTTGCTTAATCTGTTGTTGACTGGCATCAGTTGTTGTAGATTTATTATGGAGCATATACTCTTCGTTATTTCGGTCAGGATGAACTTGTTGCTTTCGTCCGCTTCGCGCCCCACGCTGCCCCCACCACTGCCGCTAATACCAGTGATTGTGGCGGTCTCTCCCTTGTTTGGGGTCTCCTTCACCTCCGCCGCGTCAAGCTTCTCCTCATTCCTGTTATTAACACTGATGTTCTCACTTgggacgttttttttattcgtctGACTGGGGGTGCACTCCTCCTTGAGCTGCTCACCTGGGGTCAGCACAGAGTCATGCTCTTTGTCCGTCTGTCCTTCTGCTGGCTTCTCTGGGGTAGCTCCGTCGGCAACCCTCTCGTCGGCAACCCCCTCGTCGGCGATCCCCTCATCTGCGACCCCCTCGTCCTGCTTCTTAACCGTTTCCTTCGCATTGTCACCATTCAGGGTCTCTCCCCCCTCGCACACTTCCGCTTTGTTCTCCTCTCCGATTTCTACCTTCACGTTCGGGGAACTCTCCTTTTCTGCCTCCTGCTCGTCCTGAGTGACACCCTTCAGTTCGTCTCCCCTTGGGCTGTTATCCACCCCACTGTTGCCATCCGACAGCTCGGACTTCTCATTATAAAGCAAACTCTCGTTGTTATAAAACTCCAGCAAATAATCCACGAGGGAATTCTCCACAATGTAGCTGACAATGTTGTAGATTTTTTCATTAGATGGCAACTTGGAGCAGTACTTTCcattcacaaaatttttgctCAAATCAAGACCATCaacgttttttaaatatacgCTTTCATTAAAGGTGAGATCCTCCATTcggatatttttaattccgtTTTTGTTACTTTCGTTATTgctattcattttgtttgcaCCTCTACTGTTAGAATGAgtgtcattatttttttttccattttctgtTTCTGTTCCGTTTCCACCTACACTTTTGGTACCTACATTCCTGGTTCCCTTGGGCCCCGCTGCTTGCGTCGCGCTGGCTGCCCTGCTTGGGCTGTTCACCAGGGGGATACTCCCATGCGGGCCGTTCACCAAACCGTTCATCATGCCGCTAGCCAGCCCGTTCGCCATGCTGCCAGCCAGCCCGTTCGCCATGCTGCCAGCCAACCCGTTCGCCATGCCGCTAGCCAACCCGTTCGGCATGCCGCTGGCCAACCCGCCCATCACCCCCGCGTGCATCTCGTTCATGGGACCTCCGGGCAAAAAGCCACCTCCAATGCCGGCGGCGTTCCCTACACCACTCCCCATCATCCCCATAGAATTCATCAAATTCATGCCAGCATACGGatggggaggaggaacaTGGAAGCTGTAAGAGTTACCACCTGCACCACCCATCATCGGTGGTATATTTATTGCATTGTATTGATTGCCAATTCCTTTAAATGCATTCAGGCTGTTCATTCTACCCATGTTGCtgtttaaaaatgcattcgAGTTATTCATTCCATGAGATGGAAGCATATTCATGTTGTTGCTTCCCATGCCGATGGCACCATTGGGATAGCTATTCATGtcgctattttttaatgGTCCGTCcataatttctttcttccctgtgtctttttttttgctctccgGGGAGCACTCATCGTTCATGTCTTTGCAGTTCGGACCATTCATTCGGCTGGCTTCGCCCATTCGGCTGACTTCCCCCATTCGGCTGGCTTCACCCATTCGGCTGGCGTCGCCCATTCGGCTAACTTCTCCCATGTTGTTCATTCGCGACCCCTTGGAGCCACCCCCATTCACGTTGCTCACAAACCCCATTTGCGGATTCGCCATAAAGGGTTTATTCTTGGGGAAGCTCATATTGGCACTACCCATCGCACCACTCAAACTGTTCATAcctaaatttttgtttcccgCCAGGGTGGTCCCGTTTTTGACACTTGCACCTTCCACGCTAAATTTCGCCCCATTCATGAGGGACCCATTCCCAATCGCACCGCCCAGACTCTGTAGCGGTATCTTATTAGGGGCGGAAAATTTGACAGGGCTACTCTCCACCTTGCTCATGCTGCTGCTACTGTTGCTGTAATTACCACCTGCTGGTATTTTCCTTTGACCATTAGCTACTACTCTGTCCTGGTCAAGCAGTTCGTTGTGACCACTGCCATAAGGGGAGCCGCTACCCATTCCTCCGATGCCTAACCCCCCATTAACCATTCCATTCCCGTTTGGGAAGTAATTCATTTTGGGGTCCACCCCCAAGTTCAAACCATTATCACCGTTTGTAATACCCCCCTGTATGGTGTCTTCGCCGTTTTTGCGTTTCCTCTGttcgttcttcttcttctcgtcgtcctcctcctgctggtTATCCTCCTGGTGGCCACCATCCATGTGTCCATTTCCACGGTTCCCATTTCCTTTCCCGTCGTCTCCACTGCTCCCCCCTGCGTTTCCACCACCGTTAGACGAGTTGCCTGCTCCATCTCCCCCACTGCAGTCGTTCCCTTCCGCCATGCAACTCCTGGCCTGCCACCTTTTGGGCAACTCCACCAATTTATCTGCCCCGACGATGGCATGCCACTCCGTGCCACTAACTGGGGGATCATCACTAGACTCCTCCCCTTCTACATCTTTTTCAATCTGCAATAATGGCAACAGTGCAGTGGCCGTGGTTGTAacatctcctccttctttctcCCTCTGCGAACGAGCCCCATCATTCTCTTCGCTTGGGTCTACACGTCCAATGGGCGGCACCGCGTATCCACTCGCGTGGGATGATTCCTCCAGGCTATCCAAATGGCCGGTCCTCAGCTTCTTCCATGCAAAAACCCACGCATCTTTTGGCTCGCTTTTTTGCTCATTCTTTTTATCACCTGCGGGACTACCCGGGGAAGCTCCAACGGGGGTGCTACTTTTGACACTCTGAGTGGCACTGCCACGTGGTGGGTCTTCCAAACTGTCAATGTGGGTCAAGCCGTGGCCCCCACCATCGGGGGTGTAACTCTGCAGGAGGTTGGCAACCCCGCCGCCGGACTCGAAGTGCATTCGCTTCCTC includes the following:
- a CDS encoding histone acetyltransferase Gcn5 (putative) yields the protein MHFESGGGVANLLQSYTPDGGGHGLTHIDSLEDPPRGSATQSVKSSTPVGASPGSPAGDKKNEQKSEPKDAWVFAWKKLRTGHLDSLEESSHASGYAVPPIGRVDPSEENDGARSQREKEGGDVTTTATALLPLLQIEKDVEGEESSDDPPVSGTEWHAIVGADKLVELPKRWQARSCMAEGNDCSGGDGAGNSSNGGGNAGGSSGDDGKGNGNRGNGHMDGGHQEDNQQEEDDEKKKNEQRKRKNGEDTIQGGITNGDNGLNLGVDPKMNYFPNGNGMVNGGLGIGGMGSGSPYGSGHNELLDQDRVVANGQRKIPAGGNYSNSSSSMSKVESSPVKFSAPNKIPLQSLGGAIGNGSLMNGAKFSVEGASVKNGTTLAGNKNLGMNSLSGAMGSANMSFPKNKPFMANPQMGFVSNVNGGGSKGSRMNNMGEVSRMGDASRMGEASRMGEVSRMGEASRMNGPNCKDMNDECSPESKKKDTGKKEIMDGPLKNSDMNSYPNGAIGMGSNNMNMLPSHGMNNSNAFLNSNMGRMNSLNAFKGIGNQYNAINIPPMMGGAGGNSYSFHVPPPHPYAGMNLMNSMGMMGSGVGNAAGIGGGFLPGGPMNEMHAGVMGGLASGMPNGLASGMANGLAGSMANGLAGSMANGLASGMMNGLVNGPHGSIPLVNSPSRAASATQAAGPKGTRNVGTKSVGGNGTETENGKKNNDTHSNSRGANKMNSNNESNKNGIKNIRMEDLTFNESVYLKNVDGLDLSKNFVNGKYCSKLPSNEKIYNIVSYIVENSLVDYLLEFYNNESLLYNEKSELSDGNSGVDNSPRGDELKGVTQDEQEAEKESSPNVKVEIGEENKAEVCEGGETLNGDNAKETVKKQDEGVADEGIADEGVADERVADGATPEKPAEGQTDKEHDSVLTPGEQLKEECTPSQTNKKNVPSENISVNNRNEEKLDAAEVKETPNKGETATITGISGSGGGSVGREADESNKFILTEITKSICSIINLQQLMPVNNRLSNPNLIYDPNYDTIYSKWKTFLRKEQSCGNVISMCFSRDFLHTVLLCNYVTIIEDLKKTAVKKKIKYFFLNLCLEAGLSVDVALMLFINAAKQSNKLQSLLPSETGLGYLHRDAGGAKEENMGIITFECITNDREPDHLIKLITLKNIFSRQLPKMPREYIVRLVFDRNHYTFCLLKKNTVIGGVCFRPYFEQRFAEIAFLAVTSTEQVKGYGTRLMNHLKEHVKKFGIEYFLTYADNFAIGYFRKQGFSQKISMPKERWFGYIKDYDGGTLMECYIFPNINYLRLSEMLYEQKKTVKKAIHFIKPQIIFKGLNFFVQNKGVNNGIHPSNIPGLLEVGWKKEVKYFPKKAQNKDVQLKDQILGVLDFLEKQQSAWPFLKPVSLSEAPDYYDIIKEPTDILTMRRKARHGEYKTKEDFGIELKRMFDNCRLYNAPTTIYFKYANELQALIWPKYECITDVGK